CCACAGAAGTGGTGGAAGAGCTACTCAGGTTTGCCGATCAAGCAGGCACAAGCGACATGCACCTGCAGCCCGTCGTCAATGGAATCGATGTTCGGTTCCGCGACAACGGCCTGCTTCAACCCTTGGCGACTGTCGTTGATGGCAGCAAGGTATCGATCGTCACTCGGCTCAAAGTGCTTTCGAATCTACTGACCTACCAAAATGATGTTCCGCAAGAAGGACGCGTTGCCGTTCCCGGTGAAGCAGCTGAGGTTCGCGTGAGCACGTTTCCAACGCTGCACGGCGAGCGCGCGGTGTTGCGGTTCTTTGGGCAAGGCTCGCGTCTTCAAAAGCTTGCTGACTTGGGACATACCGAACAAGTTCTGGGACACATCAACGACACGTTGGCTGAAACCAGTGGAGCAATCCTGGTTACCGGCCCGGCAGGAAGCGGAAAATCCACCACGCTCTACGCCAGCTTGCGTCAACTCGTCCAAGCCTCCGGTGGTTGCCGTAGTCTGCTGTCGATTGAAGACCCAATCGAAGTCCCGATCCCCGGAGTGGCGCAATCCCAGGTCAATGCGGCGGCGGGTTTCGATCTGCACACGGGACTGAGGTCGCTGTTGAGACAGGACCCCGAGGTCATTGTCATTGGCGAAATCCGAGACCGTCTGACAGCTGAGATTGCGATCCAAGCGTGCCTGACAGGACAACTCATGTTGACCACCTTCCACGCGGACAGCGCGGCAACCGCGATCAGCCGTTTGCTCGACATGGGAATCGAACCCTACCTGCTGAGAAGTGGCCTGCTCGGGATCGTCAGCCAAAGGCTATTGCGAGCTCTGTGTGAATGCTCCGAGCCCTCCGATGATCCGAGTCAATTCTGCGGGCTACCCATTGGCAATTGCCGCGTGGCAGTCGGCTGCGACTTGTGCCATCAAACCGGTTACCAAGGACGATTGCTCGCCAGCGAATTCCTTTCCCTGAAAGACTCCGAATCGGTGGACCAACTTCTCAGCACGCGAGACAGTCGACAAATCTATCGCTGGGCGGTTGAACGAGGAATGACATCTCTCTGGGAACGAGCCACCGACATGGTTCGACAAGGATTGACCAGCCCGTCCGAAGTACGACGAGTTCTGGGCATGACAATGCGTATCTAAATGTCGCA
The nucleotide sequence above comes from Rhodopirellula bahusiensis. Encoded proteins:
- a CDS encoding GspE/PulE family protein, translating into MIQSLQNILSPNKNGKLPQDHSLDEQVAASAQRLNNFRPETASYATEVVEELLRFADQAGTSDMHLQPVVNGIDVRFRDNGLLQPLATVVDGSKVSIVTRLKVLSNLLTYQNDVPQEGRVAVPGEAAEVRVSTFPTLHGERAVLRFFGQGSRLQKLADLGHTEQVLGHINDTLAETSGAILVTGPAGSGKSTTLYASLRQLVQASGGCRSLLSIEDPIEVPIPGVAQSQVNAAAGFDLHTGLRSLLRQDPEVIVIGEIRDRLTAEIAIQACLTGQLMLTTFHADSAATAISRLLDMGIEPYLLRSGLLGIVSQRLLRALCECSEPSDDPSQFCGLPIGNCRVAVGCDLCHQTGYQGRLLASEFLSLKDSESVDQLLSTRDSRQIYRWAVERGMTSLWERATDMVRQGLTSPSEVRRVLGMTMRI